In Erwinia pyrifoliae DSM 12163, the genomic window CTTTCTGCGGCGGCCAGAGCACGCGAAAATCTAACCCCTGCCAGCGCCATTTATCCCCCTTTCGGCAGGAAAGATGGCCGGGCCGGGCCAGCGCACTGCGCACGCTGGCTTGGGGAAATACGGCCTTGACGCTGGCCAGCCCACCGATATGGTCAAGATGAGCATGACTGATAATAATATCAGTGACGCGGATCCCCTGCCAGGCAAGCCAGGGAAGGATCTGGCTTTGGGCAGCATCGCCGCCAGGCCAGCGATGACCGGTATCATAGAGTGTGGCTTCTCCCTGACGGGAAATCACCACCGCCAGCCCGTGCCCCACATCCAGCATATCTACCCGCCATTCCGCAGCGGGAAACAGCGAACGCCAGCTACATATCAAAAGAGCCGTGCTCGCGATGCTGGCCATTGAAGTGCGCCACCAGCCGAAGCGCAGGCATATTAATGCCAGCCAGCACAGCAGACTGGCAGCGCTAAGCGCATGGTCCAGCGGAAACCAGCCACGCGGCAAACTCTGTAACGGCATAAACACCAGTGCCAGTGACCGATCAACGCATTGCCATAACAGAGGAGAAATCCACGGCAGCGCATTGCACATTAATGCCAAGAGGATCAGCGGTACGGTCACCAGAGAAATCAGCGGCACCGCCCACAGGTTAGCGACCAAAGCGCTCAGGCTGATCCCATGAAACAACACTGCCTGTAGAGGCATCATAAGTAATAACATCCCGGCCTGAAGATGCAGTAAACGTAGCAGGAACCAGCGCCAGCGCTGACAGAAACGCGCGGGTAGCGGAAAACTATGATACCAAAGCAGCAGACCTGCTACCGCAAGGGCTGACAGCCACAGGCTGTCTGACAGCAGGCTGAGCGGGTCAAAGAACAGTATCAGGGCAATGCACAGGATCCATACCTGCCAGGCCTGGCAGGAGATACCACGCAGCCGCAAAATACTCCATGCCAGCAAGGCCAGCATGGCACGCAGAGCCGGCGCATTTCCGCCTGAAAGCCAGCAGTAGATCAAAGCCACCAACAGGCTGCAAAACAGCGGTAATCGATAGCCTATATATCTTACGGGGAGAGCAAACTGTATGCCGCGCATCAGCAGCCAGCCCAGGCTGGCGGCAAGGGCAATATGCATCCCTGAAATTGCCATCAGGTGCGCTGTACCGGTTTCACGCAGCAACCGGTTAATTTCGCGGCTGACCTGCGCCCGCTCGCCAAAAGCCAGCGCGGAGATCAATCCTTGCCACGGCAGATTCGCATAGTTTTTTTGCGCAGAGTCAATCAGGCGGTCACGCCAGCTACACTCTGCCGCAACGATCTCTGCGCTTTTCACTTTGCCGGTTAGCGGCGTGTGGGTAGCCAGGGCAAAACGTTGACGATCGAATCCACCTTCATTGAGCTGCGCATGCACCGGCCTGAGCATCAGCTGCATCCGCCAGCGCTGACCGGAGCAAAAAGCGATATCTTGTGGCGGTAACGTTATGCTGGCGTAAACGGGAGGGAAAAGCACCCTGCCCCGATAGTTTGTTATACGTATTTTTAGTCGTTTGCCGTCCGGCTGTACGTTTTCAATCTGCACCCCGGCTTCAATCGGTGCCCGGGTCAACTCCTCAATCTGTAGCAGTGCAGACTGCCCGGCTGATACTGCCCAAACAAACACAACCAGTATCAGCGCCGGAAATTTTGTCAGCCGCCACGGGCATAGCGCCAGACCAGCAGCGAGCAGCAGAATGAAGATCGATACACCATATCCCGGCAGATGGGGTAGAAAATTCAGCGGCAGCGTTGCAACAATCACGCTCCATACTATGTGGTTAATCGTCAGCGACATGCTCCCCCCTGTTCAAGACCGGCTAAGTGTGCCTTGACTTCGCGGGGCATGCAGCCAGAGAACAACAGATGTGGATAGCAACGCGCAAACAGTTTGCACTGTTGCAGCAAGTTGCAAGAATGATGCGGCAGGGAGTCGTTTCGGCCACGGCNAAAAAAAACGACACCGAAGTGTCGTTTTAGCAATTTATCGCTTATCAGCCGCCGTAAATATTGGCGCGATCGCGCAGCTCTTTTCCAGGCTTGAAGTGCGGAACGTATTTACCTTCCAACTCCACTTTGTCACCCGTTTTTGGGTTACGACCGGTACGAGGTGCTCGATAGTGCAAAGAGAAGCTGCCAAATCCCCGGACTTCGATGCGTTCACCCTCTGACAACGTTGTTGCCATGTGCTCCAGCATCTCTTTTACCGCATCCTCAACGACTTTCGCCTGAATATGAGATTGCTGGCCTGCAAGCCTTTCAATCAGTTCTGACTTGGTCATAAAACCTCCGGTTAATCCCTGACAGGAATAGTTATGACAGTTAACGACGATAGCAGGGCAGCTGAAGCTGCCCTTAAACGATTACTCGCCTTTAGCTGCTTTGAACGCTTCAGCCATAGCGCTAGAGAAGTTGCCTTCTTCCTGTTTGGTGTTAACAGTGTTGATGGCTTCTTTCTCGTCGGCCTGGTCTTTTGCACGAACAGACAGGCTGACAACGCGGTTTTTACGGTCAACGCCGGTGAATTTAGCTTCAACATCGTCGCCAACATTCAGAACCAGAGTTGCGTCTTCTACGCGATCCAGCGATGCTTCAGAAGCACGCAGGTAGCCTTCAACGCCGTCAGCTAATTCAACTGTAGCACCTTTAGCGTCAACTGCAGTCACTTTACCGTTAACAATTGCACCTTTCTTGTTCAGAGAGATGTAGTTGTTGAACGGATCTTCTGCCAGCTGCTTAACGCCCAGAGAGATACGCTCGCGCTCTGCGTCAACCTGCAGAACCACAGCTGCGATTTCGTCGCCTTTCTTATATTCACGAACCGCTTCTTCTCCGGTAGCGTTCCAGGAGATGTCAGACAGGTGAACCAGGCCGTCGATGCCGCCGTCCAGGCCGATGAAGATACCGAAGTCAGTGATTGACTTGATTTTACCTTCAACGCGGTCGCCCTTGTTGTGGGTTTCTGCAAACTGCTGCCATGGGTTAGATTTGCACTGCTTCAGACCCAGGGAGATACGACGACGCTCTTCATCGATGTCCAGAACCATCACTTCAACAACATCACCCACGTTAACAACTTTGGATGGGTGGATGTTTTTGTTGGTCCAGTCCATTTCTGAAACGTGCACCAGGCCTTCAACGCCTTCTTCGATTTCAACGAAGCAGCCGTAGTCGGTCAGGTTGGTCACACGGCCAGTCAGCTTGGTGCCTTCAGGGTAACGTTTAGCGATAGCAACCCATGGATCTTCACCCAGCTGCTTCAGACCCAGGGACACACGAGTACGCTCGCGGTCAAACTTCAGCACTTTAACCGTGATTTCGTCGCCAACATTGACGATTTCGCTTGGATGCTTAACGCGCTTCCAGGCCATATCGGTAATGTGCAGCAGGCCGTCAACGCCGCCCAGATCAACGAATGCACCGTAGTCAGTCAGGTTCTTAACGATACCTTTAACTTCCATGCCTTCCTGCAGGTTTTCCAGCAGCTGATCGCGCTCTGCGCTGTTTTCAGATTCGATTACCGCACGACGTGAAACTACAACGTTGTTACGTTTCTGATCCAGCTTGATGACTTTGAACTCAAGCTCTTTGCCTTCCAGGTGCAGCGTATCGCGCACTGGACGCACGTCTACCAGTGAACCTGGCAGGAATGCACGGATGCCGTTCAGCTCAACTGTGAAGCCGCCTTTAACCTTGCCGTTGATAACACCGGTAACAGTTTCAGCGTCTTCGTAAGCTTTCTCCAGCGTGATCCAAGCTTCGTGACGTTTAGCTTTCTCACGGGACAGCAGGGTTTCACCGAAGCCGTCTTCTACTGCATCAAGGGCAACGTCAACTTCGTCGCCAACCTGAATTTCCAGTTCGCCGGCTGCGTTCTTGAACTGCTCTGCAGGAATTGCAGACTCAGATTTCAGACCCGCATCAACCAGAACAACGTCTTTGTCGATAGAGACAACAACGCCACGAACGATGGAACCCGGGCGGGTTTCGATTGTTTTTAAGGATTCTTCAAATAGTTGAGCAAAAGATTCAGTCATATTGATAATCTTCAGGATTCTTCAATTTAACGTCCACCTGACATCCTGACGGGTGGGGTTGTTTCACATGCCCCATGAAGTCCATATCACAGGGTTATTTAAATCATTCCGCGAGTTGAGGCTTACGATAATAGCAACAAGCATAGCTTAAAATTACGCCAGTGCGAGTTTCTCTCGCGCATATTTAAGCGCAATTTTAATCACCTGATCAATCGACATGGTAGTCGAATCAAGTACTAAGGCGTCAGCTGCAGGCACCAGCGGTGCGATTGCACGATTGCGATCGCGCTCATCTCGCCCTTTTATCTCAGATAAAAGGCGCTCAAAGTTAACACTAAAGCCTTTTTCCTGCAACTGCAGCATACGGCGGCTGGCACGCTCTTCGGAGCTGGCATCAAGGAATATTTTTACCGGTGCATCGGTAAATACCACGGTCCCCATATCGCGACCGTCGGCGATCAGCCCCGGTAGCTCACGAAAAGCGCGCTGGCGGCGCAACAGCGCTTCGCGTACCCGGGGAAAGGCGGCCACTTTGGAAGCCGTATTACTGACATCCTGGCTACGGATCTCAGTAGAAACATCTTCCCCTTCAAGAATGACTTCTATCTCACCGTTATGAGAAACAAAACGCACGTCAAGATGAGCGGCAATCGGGACCAGAGCCTCTTCGGAGCTGATATCCACCTGGTGGTGCAGCGCAGCCAGAGCCAGCACGCGATAAATTGCGCCGGAATCCAACAGGTGCCACTGCAGTGCATCGGCCATTGCTTTACACAATGTCCCTTTCCCTGCACCACTTGGGCCATCAATAGTGATCACGGGGGCTATTGCCGTCATGTCGTTCTCCTTTCGGTGGGATGCCCAGGCAGCAGGCGCCCTGGGAAATATCGACGCGCATTATACCTTGCATAACCCAAGCTGCAACCGCTGCGACCGCGCGTTAGCATTAAGCGCCAAGCCAGCTCACGGCAGCGCCGTGACCTATGCCAGCTGGCTGATGCGGGCTAACTGTTCAAAATAATCAGGGAAGGTTTTGGCGGTACACTTTGGATCAAGGATGGTCACCGGGGTCGATGAAAGTGCCACCAGCGAGAAACACATGGCCATACGGTGATCGTTATAGGTACCAATTTGCGCGCAGGCAATTTTTGCTGGTGGGGTAATCCGAATGTAATCATGCCCTTCTTCAACTTCCGCGCCAACTTTGCGTAGCTCTGTCGCCATCGCCGCCAGACGATCGGTCTCTTTCACACGCCAGTTGTAAATATTACGCATTACCGTGGTACCTTGCGCAAACAGCGCGGTGGTGGCAATAGTCATGGCAGCATCGGGGATGTGATTCATATCCAAATCAATCGCTCTCAGTTCGCCACGCGTGCAGGCTATATAATCATCACCCCATTCCACGCTGGCCCCCATTTTTTCCAGCACGTCGGCAAAACGAATATCGCCCTGCATGCTGTTACGACCAATCCCTGTCACCCTGACCGTACCGCCTCTGATTGCTGCGGCTGCCAGGAAATATGACGCTGAAGAAGCATCACCTTCTACCAGATACTCACTCGTTGCCTGATACTGCTGCTGCCCGCGAATGCGGAAGGTATGGTAATCGTTATTATCCACCACCACGCCGAAGGTAGCCATTAGCTTCAGCGTAATATCGATATAAGGTTTAGAAACCAGATCGCCTTTGATAATAATCTGGCTATCATTTTGCGCCAGCGGCGCCGCCATCAGTAACGCGGTCAAAAACTGGCTGGAAACGCTACCGTCCACCGTGACTTCTCCGCCGTTAAACCCCCCCTTGATACGCAGCGGTGGGTAATCATCCTGCTCAAGATACTCGACGTCAGCACCGCCCTGGCGCAAAGCGTCTACCAGATGGCCTATCGGGCGCTCTTTCATGCGCGGCTCACCGGTCAGAATAATGTCGTTACTGCCAATACAGAGTGCTGCGGCCAACGGGCGCATCACCGTACCTGCATTGCCAAGAAAAAGTTCAAGCGCCCCCTCGGCCTGAAGTGCGCCCCCCTGACCGGTTATTTCACAGCGGGTACGGCCTGCGGACAGCGTGTGCTGCACGCCGAGCGCCTGCAATGCATCCAGCATATGGCGTACATCGTCGCTGTCGAGCAGATTAGTCAGGCGGGTGGTGCCCTTTGCCAACGCAGCCAGCAATAAAGCTCGGTTCGACACGCTCTTAGAACCTGGAAGGTTAACGGTGCCGTCTACAAGGGCGATAGGTTGTAACGTCAGGGAATCCTGCATGTGAAACGTATTCTCCAAAATAATTGCAATGAAACCCCGCCCTAATGCGAGGTTTCATATTTAACCATACAGCGACTTTCGGCGTACCTTAGCCGCGACGACGCTCGAAGTCGACCATAAAGTCAGTCAACGTTTTCACCCCGGACAACGGCATAGCATTGTAGATTGAAGCACGCATTCCACCGACCACCCGATGACCTTTTAGGGCGTGTAATCCGGCAGCCAAAGACTCTTCAAGGAAAAGTTTATCCAGCGCGGCATCCGCCAGCTGGAATGGCACATTCATGCGCGAACGGTTGGCGGCAGATACATCGTTGCGGTAGAGATCGCTGTTATCGATAGTGCCATATAGCAGGTCTGCTTTAGCCTGATTGCGTTTATCCAGCTCGCTAACGCCCCCCTGCTCTTTCAGCCATTTAAACACCAAGCCAGACAGATACCAGGCAAATGTCGGCGGGGTGTTAAACATTGAATCGCTTTCAGCTAACACTTTATAGTCAAGGATGGAAGGTAACTCTTTGCGCGCCTGGCCCAGCAGATCTTCACGCACCACGACCAGCGTTAAGCCAGCCGGGCCGATATTTTTTTGTGCACCGGCGTACAGCACGCCATATCGGCTCACATCGACAGGCGTCGACATAATGGTTGAAGAGAGATCGGCAACGACAACCTTGTCGCCAAAATCAGGGGTTTCATGGATAGCGATACCATCAATGGTTTCGTTCGGGCAGAAATGGACGTATGCAGCATCGTCTGACAGCGCCCAACTCTTCATCGGCGTAATTGCACGCAGGCCATTTAGCGTGGTTTTTGCATCAATGACGTTAGGTGTACAAAATTTTTGCGCCTCTTTTATTGCGCTGGTCGCCCAGTAACCGCCATCAACGTAATCCGCTTTGCTGTTCTGACCCAGCAGGTTTTGCGGCACCGCTGCGAACTGCCCACGCGCCCCGCCGTGGCAGAATAAAACTTTGTAGTTGGAGGGGATTTTAAGCAGATCGCGAAAATCTTGTTCTGCCTCTTCAGCGACCTGAATAAATTCCTTACTGCGGTGGCTGATCTCCATCACCGAGATTCCTAAACCCTGCCAGTTGCACAGTTCCTGCTCAGCACGACGAAGCACTTCTGCCGGCAGCATTGCCGGGCCGGAGCTAAAGTTATAGATCTGACTCATTTACCCTCACCATTATTAAGAAAAATCGGTTGTGTTCTTTTATCGGTTTTATCATTACAACCCTGCTGCCGCAATAGGTTATGCGCTGAATCATTGCGCTTTACGAGGCATGCTGCAAGAACCTATAGGGCAAATGCAACAATAAACGATATTTTGTGAGGTGCTTTCCTGATGTCAAACAGCCTTCTTCCCTTTTCACCAAAATATGACACTCTTCCCGCCATGAAATTAACTTCGTCGGATAGCGATTACAGCGGAAACCCCGTATCATTGCGCGCTTTCCGCACAATCAATAACGAGTGGGCAAAATGACTCAAACTTTTATCCCAGGCAAAGACGCCGCGCTGGAAGTCTCAATATCACGCTTCCAGCAAAAATTGCAGGATCTGGGCTTCAACATTGAAGAGGCTTCCTGGCTGAACCCGGTTCCAAACGTCTGGTCAGTCCATATTCGCGATCGCGACTGTCCGCTGTGCTTCACCAATGGTAAAGGTGCCAGCAAAAAAGCTGCGCTGGCCTCTGCACTGGGTGAATATTTTGAACGTCTATCCACCAACTATTTCTTTGCCGACTTCTGGCTGGGTCAACAGGTCGCCAACAGCGATTTTGTTCATTATCCTGACGAAAAGTGGTTCCCACTAGCGGACGACGATAGCTTGCCTGAGGGCATTCTCGATGCACGTCTGCGTCAGTTCTACGACCCGGAAGATGAAGTTAGCGCCAGCGATCTGGTCGATCTGCAATCCGGTAATGCGGCACGGGGTATTTGCGCGCTGCCGTTTACCCGCCAGTCGGATCAGCAAACCGTTTATATTCCGATGAATATCATCGGCAACCTGTATGTGTCGAACGGTATGTCGGCGGGTAATACCGTTAACGAAGCTCGGGTACAGGGTCTTTCAGAAGTATTCGAACGTCATATCAAGAACCGCATTATCGCTGAATCTCTCAGCCTGCCGGCCATCCCACAGGCAGTGCTGAATCGCTATCCTGGCGTGCTGGAAGCCATTGCTACCCTTGAAGCGGAAGGTTTCCCCATCTTCTCTTACGATGCCTCACTGGGCGGTAAGTACCCGGTTATCTGCGTGGTGTTATTCAATCCCGCGAACGGCACCTGTTTTGCATCATTCGGCGCGCATCCAGACTTTGGCGTAGCGCTTGAGCGTACGGTCACCGAACTGTTACAAGGGCGCGGGTTGAAGGATCTGGACGTCTTTACTCCGCCAACCTTTGACGACGAGGAGGTCGCGGAACATGCCAACCTTGAAACGCATTTCATCGACTCCAGCGGTCTGATTTCCTGGGATATGTTCAAAGATGAAGCGGATTACGCTTTCGCGGACTGGAGCTTTAAAGGGACTACTGAAGAAGAGTTCGCTACGCTGATGGCGATTTTCAAATCAGAAGATCGTGAAGTTTATATTGCAGATTACGAACACCTGGATGTCTATGCTTGCCGCATTATCGTTCCGGGCATGTCCGATATCTACCCGGCAGAAGACCTGCTGCTGGCCAATAACAGCATGGGGGCTTATCTGCGCGATACGCTACTCAGCCTGCCAGACAG contains:
- a CDS encoding ComEC family protein, translating into MSLTINHIVWSVIVATLPLNFLPHLPGYGVSIFILLLAAGLALCPWRLTKFPALILVVFVWAVSAGQSALLQIEELTRAPIEAGVQIENVQPDGKRLKIRITNYRGRVLFPPVYASITLPPQDIAFCSGQRWRMQLMLRPVHAQLNEGGFDRQRFALATHTPLTGKVKSAEIVAAECSWRDRLIDSAQKNYANLPWQGLISALAFGERAQVSREINRLLRETGTAHLMAISGMHIALAASLGWLLMRGIQFALPVRYIGYRLPLFCSLLVALIYCWLSGGNAPALRAMLALLAWSILRLRGISCQAWQVWILCIALILFFDPLSLLSDSLWLSALAVAGLLLWYHSFPLPARFCQRWRWFLLRLLHLQAGMLLLMMPLQAVLFHGISLSALVANLWAVPLISLVTVPLILLALMCNALPWISPLLWQCVDRSLALVFMPLQSLPRGWFPLDHALSAASLLCWLALICLRFGWWRTSMASIASTALLICSWRSLFPAAEWRVDMLDVGHGLAVVISRQGEATLYDTGHRWPGGDAAQSQILPWLAWQGIRVTDIIISHAHLDHIGGLASVKAVFPQASVRSALARPGHLSCRKGDKWRWQGLDFRVLWPPQKENGEGNNQSCVVMVSDSKWRVLLTGDIEAAAELKLTAEQRSGLHADLLQVPHHGSRTSSTPPFLRAVSPSAAVASAARYSAWRLPAKQIIRRYGENGIEWRDTALSGQLSAHFFAHRWQLIGLREQIMNRWYHQWFGVPRDSG
- the ihfB gene encoding integration host factor subunit beta translates to MTKSELIERLAGQQSHIQAKVVEDAVKEMLEHMATTLSEGERIEVRGFGSFSLHYRAPRTGRNPKTGDKVELEGKYVPHFKPGKELRDRANIYGG
- the rpsA gene encoding 30S ribosomal protein S1 produces the protein MTESFAQLFEESLKTIETRPGSIVRGVVVSIDKDVVLVDAGLKSESAIPAEQFKNAAGELEIQVGDEVDVALDAVEDGFGETLLSREKAKRHEAWITLEKAYEDAETVTGVINGKVKGGFTVELNGIRAFLPGSLVDVRPVRDTLHLEGKELEFKVIKLDQKRNNVVVSRRAVIESENSAERDQLLENLQEGMEVKGIVKNLTDYGAFVDLGGVDGLLHITDMAWKRVKHPSEIVNVGDEITVKVLKFDRERTRVSLGLKQLGEDPWVAIAKRYPEGTKLTGRVTNLTDYGCFVEIEEGVEGLVHVSEMDWTNKNIHPSKVVNVGDVVEVMVLDIDEERRRISLGLKQCKSNPWQQFAETHNKGDRVEGKIKSITDFGIFIGLDGGIDGLVHLSDISWNATGEEAVREYKKGDEIAAVVLQVDAERERISLGVKQLAEDPFNNYISLNKKGAIVNGKVTAVDAKGATVELADGVEGYLRASEASLDRVEDATLVLNVGDDVEAKFTGVDRKNRVVSLSVRAKDQADEKEAINTVNTKQEEGNFSSAMAEAFKAAKGE
- the cmk gene encoding (d)CMP kinase, with protein sequence MTAIAPVITIDGPSGAGKGTLCKAMADALQWHLLDSGAIYRVLALAALHHQVDISSEEALVPIAAHLDVRFVSHNGEIEVILEGEDVSTEIRSQDVSNTASKVAAFPRVREALLRRQRAFRELPGLIADGRDMGTVVFTDAPVKIFLDASSEERASRRMLQLQEKGFSVNFERLLSEIKGRDERDRNRAIAPLVPAADALVLDSTTMSIDQVIKIALKYAREKLALA
- the aroA gene encoding 3-phosphoshikimate 1-carboxyvinyltransferase is translated as MQDSLTLQPIALVDGTVNLPGSKSVSNRALLLAALAKGTTRLTNLLDSDDVRHMLDALQALGVQHTLSAGRTRCEITGQGGALQAEGALELFLGNAGTVMRPLAAALCIGSNDIILTGEPRMKERPIGHLVDALRQGGADVEYLEQDDYPPLRIKGGFNGGEVTVDGSVSSQFLTALLMAAPLAQNDSQIIIKGDLVSKPYIDITLKLMATFGVVVDNNDYHTFRIRGQQQYQATSEYLVEGDASSASYFLAAAAIRGGTVRVTGIGRNSMQGDIRFADVLEKMGASVEWGDDYIACTRGELRAIDLDMNHIPDAAMTIATTALFAQGTTVMRNIYNWRVKETDRLAAMATELRKVGAEVEEGHDYIRITPPAKIACAQIGTYNDHRMAMCFSLVALSSTPVTILDPKCTAKTFPDYFEQLARISQLA
- the serC gene encoding 3-phosphoserine/phosphohydroxythreonine transaminase, which produces MSQIYNFSSGPAMLPAEVLRRAEQELCNWQGLGISVMEISHRSKEFIQVAEEAEQDFRDLLKIPSNYKVLFCHGGARGQFAAVPQNLLGQNSKADYVDGGYWATSAIKEAQKFCTPNVIDAKTTLNGLRAITPMKSWALSDDAAYVHFCPNETIDGIAIHETPDFGDKVVVADLSSTIMSTPVDVSRYGVLYAGAQKNIGPAGLTLVVVREDLLGQARKELPSILDYKVLAESDSMFNTPPTFAWYLSGLVFKWLKEQGGVSELDKRNQAKADLLYGTIDNSDLYRNDVSAANRSRMNVPFQLADAALDKLFLEESLAAGLHALKGHRVVGGMRASIYNAMPLSGVKTLTDFMVDFERRRG
- the ycaO gene encoding 30S ribosomal protein S12 methylthiotransferase accessory factor YcaO, translating into MTQTFIPGKDAALEVSISRFQQKLQDLGFNIEEASWLNPVPNVWSVHIRDRDCPLCFTNGKGASKKAALASALGEYFERLSTNYFFADFWLGQQVANSDFVHYPDEKWFPLADDDSLPEGILDARLRQFYDPEDEVSASDLVDLQSGNAARGICALPFTRQSDQQTVYIPMNIIGNLYVSNGMSAGNTVNEARVQGLSEVFERHIKNRIIAESLSLPAIPQAVLNRYPGVLEAIATLEAEGFPIFSYDASLGGKYPVICVVLFNPANGTCFASFGAHPDFGVALERTVTELLQGRGLKDLDVFTPPTFDDEEVAEHANLETHFIDSSGLISWDMFKDEADYAFADWSFKGTTEEEFATLMAIFKSEDREVYIADYEHLDVYACRIIVPGMSDIYPAEDLLLANNSMGAYLRDTLLSLPDSSWDKPDYLSLLQQLDDDGHDDFTRVRELLGLATGKDNGWYTLRIGELKAMLALAGGDLQQALIWTEWTMEFNQSIFSAERANYYRCLQTLLLLSQEEGRDPQQYYVAFVRMYGQSAVDAASAAIAGEAPFYGLQSVDDDLKAFPAHQALLAAYEKLQSAKRRHWK